In one window of Constrictibacter sp. MBR-5 DNA:
- a CDS encoding NAD(P) transhydrogenase subunit alpha: MATDTIAQDAATFARKMGRLAVEAEQLAGQAFDIANRTSQTAVHSTGADPLLFGLTVFALAAFVGYYVVLKVTPALHAPLMSVTNAISGIVIVGAMVAAAPALFGASKIMGFIAVVLASINIFGGYIITQRMLQKFRKR; encoded by the coding sequence ATGGCTACCGACACAATCGCCCAGGATGCGGCGACCTTCGCCCGCAAGATGGGGCGGCTCGCCGTGGAGGCGGAGCAGTTGGCCGGGCAGGCCTTCGACATCGCCAACCGGACCAGCCAGACCGCCGTCCACAGCACGGGCGCCGACCCGCTGCTGTTCGGCCTGACGGTCTTCGCGCTGGCCGCCTTCGTCGGCTACTACGTCGTCCTGAAGGTGACGCCGGCGCTGCATGCGCCGCTGATGTCGGTCACGAACGCGATCTCCGGCATCGTCATCGTCGGCGCCATGGTCGCGGCCGCACCGGCACTGTTCGGCGCCTCGAAGATCATGGGCTTCATCGCCGTGGTCCTGGCGTCGATCAACATCTTCGGCGGCTACATCATCACGCAGCGGATGCTGCAGAAGTTCCGCAAGCGGTGA
- a CDS encoding epoxide hydrolase family protein codes for MERFEVVWDEARLAALRAAVRRYEAPPSPRDAGWRYGCDPDFLAALCAYWVDGFDAQAAAADLNRFPQFKVRVEDIDVHAVHVVGEAEGRRPLILTHGWPGSVHEFWQAIEPLAFPSRHGGRAEDAFDLVVPSLPGFGFSGKPAYPIGARTTARLFDRLMREGFGYPRYLAQGGDWGSAVSAWLALEHAEAVRGIHLNYLLVQPDAEPAGAEELAWKAAFDDTQQRLGGYSHLQMTKPQSLAYAMTGNPVAQAAWIVERFHDWADLRTRRFDEVFSMDQLLTCVMIYVMNDAFTTAAWYYNGATAEGVRRMPAGTRVTVPTAFAAFSDPRSPTPPRSWVERGYALTRWTDQPRGGHFAAMEEPGLFVDDLRAWARALD; via the coding sequence ATGGAACGGTTTGAGGTCGTCTGGGACGAGGCGCGGCTGGCCGCGCTGCGCGCGGCGGTGCGGCGCTACGAGGCGCCGCCGTCGCCGCGCGACGCCGGCTGGCGGTATGGCTGCGATCCGGATTTCCTGGCGGCGCTGTGCGCCTACTGGGTCGACGGCTTCGACGCCCAGGCCGCGGCGGCCGACCTGAACCGCTTTCCGCAGTTCAAGGTCCGCGTCGAGGACATCGACGTCCATGCCGTGCACGTGGTCGGCGAGGCGGAGGGACGCCGGCCGCTGATCCTGACGCACGGCTGGCCAGGGTCTGTGCACGAATTCTGGCAGGCGATCGAGCCGCTGGCCTTCCCGTCGCGCCATGGCGGCCGGGCGGAGGACGCGTTCGACCTGGTCGTGCCGTCGCTGCCCGGCTTCGGTTTCTCCGGCAAGCCGGCCTACCCGATCGGCGCACGCACGACGGCCCGCCTGTTCGACCGGCTGATGCGCGAGGGCTTCGGCTATCCGCGCTATCTGGCGCAGGGCGGCGACTGGGGTTCGGCCGTCAGTGCCTGGCTGGCGCTGGAGCATGCCGAGGCGGTGCGCGGTATCCACCTGAACTACCTGCTGGTCCAGCCGGATGCGGAGCCGGCGGGGGCCGAGGAGCTGGCCTGGAAGGCCGCCTTCGACGACACGCAGCAGCGGCTCGGCGGCTACTCGCACCTGCAGATGACCAAGCCGCAGTCGCTGGCCTATGCGATGACGGGCAACCCGGTGGCCCAGGCGGCCTGGATCGTCGAGCGCTTCCACGACTGGGCCGACCTGCGGACGCGCCGGTTCGACGAGGTCTTCAGCATGGACCAGCTACTGACCTGCGTGATGATCTACGTCATGAACGACGCCTTCACCACGGCGGCCTGGTACTACAACGGCGCCACCGCGGAGGGGGTGCGCCGGATGCCGGCGGGGACGCGGGTCACCGTGCCCACGGCCTTCGCCGCGTTCAGCGACCCGCGCTCGCCGACGCCGCCGCGCAGCTGGGTCGAGCGCGGCTACGCGCTGACCCGCTGGACGGACCAGCCGCGCGGCGGCCATTTCGCGGCGATGGAAGAACCGGGCCTGTTTGTCGACGACCTGCGGGCGTGGGCACGCGCCCTCGACTGA
- a CDS encoding Bax inhibitor-1/YccA family protein: protein MNMPNYGWQAAPTQADYAAFDEGLRRHMLRVYNYIGLGLVLTGIVSFVVGTTPALYVPIFSTPLKWVAIFAPLAFVMIFSFRIQSMTAAGAQAMYWAFCAVMGVSLASIFLVFTGTSIARTFFIAASMFGAMSLYGYTTKRDLSKFGSFLIMGLIGVVIASVVNIFLGSSALQFAVSVIGILVFIGLTAWDTQRIKTEYAEHAGAEANQKLAVMGAFSLYLNFVNIFQLLLHFTGERE from the coding sequence ATGAACATGCCCAACTACGGCTGGCAGGCCGCCCCCACCCAGGCCGACTACGCCGCGTTCGACGAAGGCCTGCGCCGGCATATGCTTCGCGTCTACAACTATATCGGGCTGGGGCTCGTCCTGACCGGCATCGTCTCCTTCGTCGTCGGCACCACCCCCGCACTCTACGTGCCGATCTTCTCGACCCCGCTGAAGTGGGTGGCGATCTTCGCGCCCCTCGCCTTCGTGATGATCTTCTCCTTCCGCATCCAGTCGATGACGGCGGCCGGCGCGCAGGCCATGTACTGGGCGTTCTGCGCCGTCATGGGCGTCTCGCTCGCCTCGATCTTCCTGGTCTTCACCGGGACCAGCATCGCCCGGACCTTCTTCATCGCGGCGTCGATGTTCGGCGCGATGAGCCTCTACGGCTACACGACCAAGCGCGACCTCTCGAAGTTCGGCTCGTTCCTGATCATGGGACTGATCGGCGTGGTCATCGCCAGCGTGGTCAACATCTTCCTCGGCTCGAGCGCGCTCCAGTTCGCCGTGTCGGTCATCGGCATCCTGGTGTTCATCGGCCTGACCGCGTGGGACACCCAGCGTATCAAGACGGAATATGCCGAGCACGCCGGTGCCGAGGCGAACCAGAAGCTGGCCGTGATGGGCGCTTTCTCGCTCTATCTCAATTTCGTCAACATCTTCCAGCTTCTGCTGCACTTCACCGGCGAGCGCGAATAG
- a CDS encoding catalase family peroxidase — MSLPSKLAVPAACGAAAVIVRRAAILATLVAALAAVPVAAQAAPASTPVRLVHAFNDLFGVHEGYRAVHAKGLVCEGSFIASPEARAVTRAPHMQGVEVAVVFRFSDFAGTPAVASGTPHASPRGLSLKFLLPEGSTDIVAHSYDGFPAATPEAFLGFLQAAAASGPDVAAPTPLDRFAAAHPAARRFLDHPKPIPSSYAAEAFFGVNAFRFENAEGRSVHGRYRIVPVGGTDHLDPAVAAARPADFLAAELVDRLARGAAQFRLILQIADPGDPITDGTILWPEDRRQIDLGALTIRRIAADNPATERRLLFTPLNLVDGIDTSGDPMLTARSRAYAKSFSIRAPEEQAAQ; from the coding sequence ATGAGCCTGCCGTCCAAGCTCGCCGTACCCGCGGCATGCGGTGCCGCCGCCGTGATCGTGCGGCGTGCCGCGATCCTGGCGACACTGGTCGCGGCCCTTGCGGCCGTACCGGTGGCGGCCCAGGCGGCGCCGGCCTCGACGCCGGTGCGACTCGTCCACGCGTTCAACGATCTGTTCGGCGTCCACGAAGGCTATCGTGCCGTGCATGCCAAGGGCCTCGTATGCGAAGGGAGCTTCATCGCCTCGCCCGAAGCGCGCGCGGTCACGCGGGCGCCGCACATGCAGGGCGTTGAGGTCGCGGTCGTCTTCCGCTTCTCCGATTTCGCCGGGACGCCCGCCGTCGCCTCGGGCACCCCGCATGCGAGCCCGCGCGGGCTATCCCTCAAGTTCCTGCTGCCGGAGGGGTCGACCGACATCGTCGCCCACTCCTACGACGGCTTCCCCGCCGCGACGCCCGAGGCGTTCCTCGGTTTCCTGCAGGCGGCCGCTGCCAGCGGGCCGGACGTCGCCGCGCCGACCCCGCTCGATCGCTTCGCGGCGGCGCACCCGGCGGCCCGGCGCTTTCTCGATCATCCGAAGCCGATCCCGTCGAGCTATGCGGCGGAGGCCTTCTTCGGCGTGAACGCGTTCCGGTTCGAGAATGCCGAGGGGCGATCGGTCCATGGCCGCTACCGGATCGTGCCCGTCGGCGGCACCGACCATCTCGATCCGGCCGTGGCCGCCGCGCGCCCCGCGGACTTCCTGGCGGCGGAGTTGGTGGACCGGCTGGCACGAGGAGCGGCCCAGTTCCGGCTGATACTCCAGATCGCCGATCCGGGCGATCCGATCACCGACGGAACCATCCTCTGGCCGGAAGACCGTCGCCAGATCGATCTCGGCGCGCTGACGATCCGCCGGATCGCCGCCGACAACCCCGCGACGGAGCGGCGGCTGCTCTTCACGCCCCTGAACCTCGTCGACGGGATCGACACGTCCGGGGACCCGATGCTGACGGCCCGGTCGCGGGCCTACGCCAAGTCCTTTTCGATACGCGCCCCCGAAGAGCAGGCCGCCCAGTGA
- a CDS encoding DUF2076 domain-containing protein, whose protein sequence is MDSQDRRAIEELFGRLGEVERQAGPRDAESETFIRHRIAEQPGAPYFMAQTIVMQTAALEAAQRRIEELERQAPSRSAESTAGSGAGPWAGFLGARQGAAATRGGSLPAAGGGRGSMLPASPPAQPAAAAAPTARGGGFLAGAAQTAMGVAGGVLLGNALAGMFGGNPAAAAAPAPAEDAPADETGHTDEPGGEEGGGFFDSLFGGGDDEQF, encoded by the coding sequence ATGGATAGCCAGGATCGCCGCGCCATCGAGGAGCTGTTCGGCCGGCTGGGCGAGGTCGAGCGGCAGGCCGGTCCGCGGGACGCCGAGTCGGAGACGTTCATCCGGCATCGCATCGCCGAGCAGCCCGGTGCGCCCTACTTCATGGCGCAGACGATCGTGATGCAGACCGCCGCCCTCGAAGCCGCGCAGCGGCGGATCGAGGAGTTGGAACGGCAGGCGCCATCCCGCTCCGCCGAAAGCACGGCGGGTTCGGGCGCAGGTCCGTGGGCGGGCTTCCTCGGCGCCCGCCAGGGAGCCGCCGCGACGCGCGGCGGCTCGCTCCCGGCCGCCGGTGGGGGGCGCGGCTCCATGCTGCCCGCCTCGCCGCCGGCTCAGCCGGCGGCAGCGGCGGCACCGACCGCCCGGGGCGGCGGCTTCCTCGCCGGGGCAGCACAGACGGCGATGGGCGTGGCGGGCGGCGTGCTGCTCGGCAACGCCCTCGCCGGCATGTTCGGCGGCAATCCAGCTGCGGCAGCGGCACCGGCCCCTGCCGAAGACGCGCCGGCCGACGAAACCGGGCACACCGACGAGCCTGGAGGCGAAGAGGGTGGCGGCTTTTTCGACTCGCTGTTCGGCGGCGGCGACGACGAACAGTTCTGA
- a CDS encoding ATP-binding protein has product MSEQLIDERQSASGSPAKAARRGAGGLSSTLRRKIFLAFLAMAAITGLLGYQGVRWIGESGRLVARTYDEPLMAINYARAALANFNALEAVAARSALEADPVARERLSQRSEEILLDLYDDLDIVAGRSATARAEGAAAEVRRAVARWDAVRRDAGAGLDAWPLLDQAADAAREQLDILVNLAAGDGFIGRQRALRVIEQNRRFYMAATVVALIVAAAIAFLLVRMILRPVRAASDVAARIARGELDTPIPTASRDELGALLASMEVMRDSIRSMMADEVARRRHAQGRLVDAIENSRDGVVLVDASGAVVVANSQVTKFAPMIEGRVAEGASFEALVATAIEQGVFAAGTAAAVTQRLLVDPLPSVCELEIAGGRWLRISRSRTAEGGMIAMIGDISSLKERESELRAAKERAEAGSRSKTQFLTNMSHELRTPLNAVIGFSEMMSMEAFGPLAPKYKEYADDILGSGRHLLSVINDVLDVARSESGKLQVEPVPLDVASLFAACRKMVYDQCTRASLHFEVVAPEPPLRVMADPVRARQILLNLIANAVKFTPASGRIAVGAAQDEPGFVRIAVSDTGIGMAPEEIPLALEAFSQVDSRLARKYEGTGLGLPLTKALVELHGGRLEIRSRPGEGTTVEVVLPAADPALSAAA; this is encoded by the coding sequence ATGTCTGAACAGCTGATCGACGAGCGGCAAAGCGCCTCCGGATCGCCGGCGAAGGCCGCGCGACGCGGCGCTGGCGGGCTATCGTCGACCCTTCGTCGGAAGATTTTCCTTGCCTTCCTCGCCATGGCCGCGATCACCGGCCTGCTGGGTTATCAGGGCGTGCGCTGGATCGGCGAATCGGGCCGCCTGGTCGCGCGCACCTATGACGAGCCCCTGATGGCGATCAACTATGCCCGCGCGGCGCTCGCCAACTTCAACGCCCTGGAGGCGGTCGCCGCCCGCTCGGCGCTGGAGGCCGATCCCGTCGCCCGGGAGAGGCTGTCGCAGCGTTCCGAGGAGATCCTGCTCGACCTGTACGACGACCTCGACATCGTCGCCGGCCGATCGGCGACGGCGCGCGCCGAGGGAGCCGCGGCCGAGGTCCGCAGGGCGGTGGCCCGATGGGACGCGGTACGGCGAGATGCCGGCGCGGGGCTGGACGCCTGGCCGCTGCTCGACCAGGCGGCGGACGCCGCGCGCGAACAGCTGGACATCCTCGTCAACCTGGCCGCGGGCGACGGGTTCATCGGGCGGCAGCGCGCCCTGAGGGTGATCGAGCAGAACCGCCGGTTCTATATGGCCGCCACGGTGGTCGCCCTGATCGTCGCCGCGGCGATCGCCTTCCTCCTCGTCCGCATGATCCTGCGGCCGGTACGGGCGGCCTCCGACGTGGCGGCGCGGATCGCTCGCGGCGAACTCGACACGCCGATCCCGACCGCGAGCCGCGACGAGTTGGGGGCGCTGCTCGCCTCGATGGAGGTGATGCGCGACAGCATCCGGTCGATGATGGCCGATGAGGTGGCGCGGCGCCGCCATGCCCAAGGCCGCTTGGTCGACGCGATTGAGAACTCTCGCGACGGCGTCGTCCTCGTGGACGCGTCGGGGGCGGTGGTGGTCGCCAACAGCCAGGTGACCAAGTTCGCGCCCATGATCGAAGGTCGCGTCGCCGAGGGGGCATCCTTCGAGGCGCTCGTCGCGACCGCGATCGAGCAGGGCGTGTTCGCCGCCGGCACCGCGGCGGCGGTGACGCAGCGGCTGCTCGTCGACCCGCTGCCTTCCGTCTGCGAACTGGAGATCGCCGGCGGCCGCTGGCTGCGCATCAGCCGCAGCCGGACCGCCGAAGGTGGCATGATCGCGATGATCGGCGACATCAGCTCGCTCAAGGAGCGCGAGAGCGAGCTGCGGGCGGCCAAGGAGCGCGCCGAGGCGGGCAGCCGGAGCAAGACGCAGTTCCTCACCAACATGAGCCACGAACTGCGGACGCCGCTGAACGCCGTGATCGGCTTCTCCGAGATGATGTCGATGGAGGCGTTCGGGCCGCTCGCGCCGAAGTACAAGGAGTATGCGGACGACATCCTCGGAAGCGGCCGGCACCTGCTGAGCGTCATCAACGACGTGCTGGACGTGGCGCGCAGCGAGTCCGGCAAGCTGCAGGTCGAGCCGGTGCCCCTGGACGTCGCAAGCCTGTTCGCCGCCTGCCGGAAGATGGTCTACGACCAGTGCACGCGTGCGTCGCTGCACTTCGAGGTCGTCGCGCCCGAGCCGCCGCTGCGGGTGATGGCCGATCCGGTCCGGGCGCGGCAGATCCTGCTGAACCTGATCGCGAATGCCGTCAAGTTCACGCCCGCGAGCGGGCGCATCGCCGTCGGCGCAGCGCAGGACGAGCCCGGCTTCGTCCGCATCGCCGTCTCCGACACCGGGATCGGCATGGCGCCGGAGGAGATTCCGCTGGCGCTGGAGGCCTTCAGTCAGGTCGACAGCCGGCTGGCGCGGAAATACGAGGGCACCGGCCTGGGCCTGCCGCTGACCAAGGCCCTGGTCGAACTGCACGGCGGCCGCCTCGAGATCCGCAGCAGGCCGGGCGAGGGCACCACGGTGGAGGTCGTCCTGCCGGCAGCCGATCCCGCTCTCTCGGCCGCGGCGTAA
- a CDS encoding efflux transporter outer membrane subunit: protein MPEPRPVRLRRSPLLGGVALLVLLAGCTVGPDYERPQTELPARWSAAPSAKVADRAAGAPAVTTTSVQPDWWRRFDDPVLTVLVERALAANEDIQLAAARVAEARANLSFTRADRLPSLGAEASASRVRSSGDLTSPTVDRTVNDFRLASVLSYEVDLWGRLARSNEAARAALLSTRAARDAVRLAVASDTALAYFNLRSLDEQLAIAERTVTSRSESLDLQQSQFDAGAVTELELRQAQAELAAAQAQVPQLRRARDEQVNALAALLGSSPRAIIEDAMPRGLEIDQLPVPPLRPELQPAALLERRPDIRDAEQQLRAANAEIGVARAAYFPTLSLSALLGLESLELDRLFSGGAGTWQLLGNSSAPLFDFGRTEANVRAAEARREQAQSTYRGTVRTAFREVADAVGAQQTTTERLEAETRQVQTRRDTLGLARRRYEAGYSSYLEVLDAQRTLFQSELDRVDAQRERLAATVDVYKALGGGWTADAP from the coding sequence ATGCCTGAGCCACGCCCGGTGCGCCTGCGCCGCTCCCCCCTCCTCGGCGGCGTCGCCCTCCTCGTCCTGCTGGCCGGCTGCACCGTCGGCCCCGACTATGAGCGGCCGCAGACCGAGCTGCCCGCCCGCTGGTCCGCCGCACCGTCGGCGAAGGTGGCGGACAGGGCGGCCGGCGCCCCAGCCGTCACCACGACCAGCGTGCAGCCGGACTGGTGGCGGCGTTTCGACGATCCGGTGCTGACCGTGTTGGTCGAGCGGGCACTGGCTGCCAACGAGGACATCCAGCTCGCCGCGGCGCGCGTCGCGGAGGCGCGGGCCAACCTCAGCTTCACACGCGCCGACCGGCTGCCCAGCCTCGGCGCCGAGGCGTCGGCCTCGCGGGTGCGCAGCAGCGGCGACCTGACGTCGCCGACCGTCGACCGCACGGTCAACGACTTCCGCCTCGCCAGCGTGCTGAGCTACGAGGTCGACCTATGGGGCCGCCTCGCCCGCTCCAACGAGGCGGCGCGCGCCGCGCTGCTCTCCACCCGGGCCGCGCGCGACGCCGTTCGCCTCGCCGTCGCCTCCGACACCGCGCTCGCCTATTTCAATCTGCGCTCGCTGGACGAGCAGCTGGCCATCGCCGAGCGGACCGTCACGTCGCGCTCCGAGTCGCTCGACCTCCAGCAGTCGCAGTTCGACGCGGGTGCCGTGACCGAACTCGAACTGCGCCAGGCCCAGGCGGAACTCGCGGCGGCCCAGGCGCAGGTGCCGCAGCTGCGCCGCGCCCGCGACGAGCAGGTGAACGCGCTCGCCGCGCTGCTCGGCAGTTCGCCGCGCGCGATCATCGAGGACGCCATGCCGCGCGGTTTGGAGATCGACCAGCTGCCGGTGCCGCCGCTGCGCCCGGAGCTGCAGCCGGCCGCGCTGCTGGAGCGGCGTCCCGACATCCGCGACGCCGAGCAGCAGCTGCGCGCGGCCAACGCGGAGATCGGCGTGGCGCGCGCGGCCTACTTCCCGACGCTCTCGCTCAGCGCACTGCTCGGTCTGGAGAGCCTGGAACTGGATCGTCTGTTCAGCGGCGGCGCGGGGACATGGCAGCTGCTCGGCAACTCGTCCGCGCCGCTCTTCGACTTCGGCCGGACGGAAGCCAACGTGCGGGCCGCCGAGGCGCGCCGCGAGCAGGCACAGTCGACCTATCGCGGCACCGTCCGCACCGCCTTCCGCGAGGTCGCGGACGCGGTCGGCGCGCAGCAGACCACGACGGAGCGCCTGGAGGCGGAGACCCGGCAGGTCCAGACGCGGCGCGACACGCTCGGCCTCGCGCGCCGCCGCTACGAGGCGGGCTATTCCAGCTATCTCGAGGTCCTGGACGCCCAGCGGACCCTTTTCCAGTCCGAACTCGACAGGGTCGACGCCCAGCGCGAACGCCTCGCCGCCACGGTCGACGTCTACAAGGCGCTCGGCGGCGGCTGGACTGCCGACGCACCGTAA
- a CDS encoding anti-sigma factor codes for MTPPTDPITDADLQAYVDEQLDVPRRIEVEAHLSHHPTVAARIMSDLRTRDELRLALADRPTFARIATGEAARRLERGLSRSRLLDRFRRIAALLVVGAIGWTAHAQFGATPIGDVIASTPPPPFVEEAVMAHRTTLVRAGMPSQPEIAAFDRDEIRAATGIVLPVLPERWRIADVQIFPSKFGPSVEMSIRTEAAIPLSLFAVRPGAFDVRDPASAPYGDMMAAYWQIGDVAYALVAETGAPDLDRAAEGLARTLY; via the coding sequence ATGACCCCACCGACTGATCCGATCACCGATGCCGACCTGCAGGCCTATGTCGACGAGCAACTCGACGTGCCGCGGCGGATCGAGGTCGAGGCACATCTGTCGCATCATCCGACCGTGGCCGCCCGCATCATGTCGGACCTGCGCACGCGCGACGAACTGCGCCTTGCGCTGGCCGACAGGCCGACCTTCGCCCGCATCGCCACGGGAGAGGCGGCGCGCCGGCTCGAGCGGGGCCTGAGCCGCAGCCGTCTGCTCGACCGCTTCCGCCGGATCGCGGCGCTGCTCGTGGTGGGCGCGATCGGCTGGACGGCCCACGCCCAATTCGGCGCCACCCCGATCGGCGACGTGATCGCGTCGACCCCGCCGCCGCCCTTCGTCGAGGAGGCGGTCATGGCGCATCGCACGACGCTGGTGCGGGCGGGCATGCCGTCGCAGCCGGAGATCGCCGCATTCGATCGCGACGAGATACGCGCCGCCACGGGTATCGTCCTGCCGGTTCTGCCGGAACGATGGCGGATCGCCGACGTCCAAATCTTTCCGTCGAAGTTCGGCCCCAGCGTCGAGATGTCGATCAGGACCGAGGCCGCGATCCCGCTCTCGCTCTTCGCGGTGCGGCCCGGCGCCTTCGACGTACGCGACCCCGCCTCCGCCCCCTACGGCGACATGATGGCGGCCTACTGGCAGATCGGCGACGTCGCCTACGCGCTCGTCGCAGAGACCGGCGCGCCGGACCTGGACCGGGCGGCCGAGGGTCTCGCGAGGACCCTCTACTGA
- a CDS encoding Re/Si-specific NAD(P)(+) transhydrogenase subunit alpha yields the protein MKLVIPKERDLLERRMAGSPDAVKRLRDLGFEVIVEAGAGAGAGFPDAALQEAGATLTGDIAEALGAADVVLRVRGPAMEDDGWEFRRMRPGAVLIGFLAPWQAHERIAAYAEHGLAAFTMEFMPRITRAQGMDALSSQANLGGYAAVIEGARLFGRAFPMMVTAAGTIAPARVLILGAGVAGLQAIATARRLGAIVSAMDVRPAAREQVESLGATFVEVDSDEKHQAETTAGYAREMSANYRQRQAGKLHEHLKRIDVVVTTALIPGRPAPVLVTAEMVADMKPGSVIIDMAAEQGGNCELSENGRTVVKHGVTIVGDANLAGHVAADASALYARNLVNFLTLMVDTEHRLLEPDRDDEILKATLVCRDGRIVNPVLAQKEAS from the coding sequence ATGAAGCTGGTCATTCCGAAGGAGCGCGACCTGCTGGAGCGGCGCATGGCCGGCAGTCCGGATGCCGTGAAGCGTCTGCGCGACCTGGGCTTCGAGGTGATCGTCGAGGCCGGTGCCGGCGCCGGTGCCGGCTTCCCGGACGCGGCGCTGCAGGAGGCGGGGGCGACGCTGACCGGCGACATCGCCGAGGCGCTGGGCGCGGCCGACGTGGTGCTGCGCGTGCGCGGGCCCGCGATGGAGGACGACGGCTGGGAGTTCCGGCGCATGCGACCCGGTGCCGTGCTGATCGGATTCCTGGCGCCGTGGCAGGCGCACGAGCGGATCGCCGCCTATGCCGAGCACGGCCTCGCCGCCTTCACGATGGAGTTCATGCCGCGCATTACCCGCGCCCAAGGCATGGACGCGCTGTCGTCCCAGGCGAACCTCGGCGGCTATGCGGCGGTGATCGAGGGTGCGCGCCTCTTCGGCCGCGCCTTCCCGATGATGGTGACGGCGGCGGGCACGATCGCTCCGGCGCGCGTGCTGATCCTGGGCGCCGGCGTCGCCGGGCTGCAGGCGATCGCCACGGCGCGTCGCCTCGGCGCCATCGTCTCGGCGATGGACGTGCGGCCGGCGGCGCGCGAACAGGTCGAGAGCCTGGGCGCCACCTTCGTCGAGGTCGACTCCGACGAGAAGCACCAGGCCGAGACCACCGCCGGCTACGCCCGCGAGATGAGCGCCAACTACCGCCAGCGCCAGGCCGGCAAGCTGCACGAGCACCTGAAGCGCATCGACGTGGTGGTGACCACCGCGCTGATCCCCGGCCGGCCGGCGCCGGTGCTGGTGACGGCCGAGATGGTCGCCGACATGAAGCCCGGCTCCGTCATCATCGACATGGCGGCCGAACAGGGCGGCAACTGCGAACTGTCCGAGAACGGCAGGACCGTGGTGAAACACGGCGTCACCATCGTCGGCGATGCCAACTTGGCCGGCCATGTCGCCGCCGACGCCAGCGCGCTCTACGCCCGCAACCTCGTGAACTTCCTCACCCTGATGGTCGACACCGAGCACAGGCTGCTCGAGCCGGACCGCGACGACGAGATCCTGAAGGCGACGCTCGTCTGCCGCGACGGACGCATCGTCAATCCCGTGCTGGCGCAGAAGGAGGCGTCCTGA
- a CDS encoding sigma-70 family RNA polymerase sigma factor has protein sequence MSPPASRFDVIGQLVPLRRYARSLARDESDAEDLVHDALVRAYEKRGQFRPGNSLRGWLLSIVHNTFVDSVRARRSAVVRLERAAETVPDLGQPTQEHAVRLAEVRRTFMQLPDEQRAALHLVSIEGLSYQEAAATLGIPVGTLMSRLGRGRAALRAIEEGDRPGAARLRIVGGTDDPTD, from the coding sequence ATGAGCCCGCCCGCCTCCCGCTTCGACGTCATCGGTCAGCTGGTGCCCCTGCGCCGCTATGCCCGGTCGCTGGCGCGCGACGAGAGCGATGCGGAAGACCTGGTGCACGACGCCCTCGTCCGGGCGTACGAGAAACGCGGTCAGTTCCGTCCGGGAAACAGCCTGCGCGGCTGGCTCCTGTCGATCGTCCACAACACCTTCGTCGACAGCGTGCGCGCCCGGCGCTCGGCGGTCGTGCGGCTGGAGCGGGCGGCGGAAACCGTGCCGGACCTGGGCCAGCCGACACAGGAGCATGCGGTCCGCCTCGCCGAGGTGCGGCGGACCTTCATGCAGCTGCCCGACGAACAGCGCGCCGCCCTTCACCTCGTGTCGATCGAGGGCCTGTCGTACCAGGAGGCGGCCGCCACCCTTGGGATACCCGTGGGCACGCTGATGTCGCGGCTCGGCCGCGGGCGCGCCGCGCTGCGCGCGATCGAGGAGGGCGACCGGCCCGGCGCCGCGCGGCTCAGGATCGTGGGAGGAACCGATGACCCCACCGACTGA